A region from the Malus domestica chromosome 07, GDT2T_hap1 genome encodes:
- the LOC103438366 gene encoding linoleate 13S-lipoxygenase 2-1, chloroplastic-like translates to MTSQLHKPIYAPSFSLFPKSSINPNHLIKHGNPSLISIVPRHHVHQNRNKKNSSSVIRAASGELKSSPTSVSTVNSAENQAFTVKALVTVMSTVEGFLSGISLTRPLDDITDLLGKTLLLELVSAELDPKTGLEKETVKGYAHNASHKDNEVVYEATFTIPAGFGAVGAVQVENEHHKEIFIKNIDLDGFPNGTVNIPCISWVHSKFDNSQKRIFFTNKSYITSETPSGLKKLRESELQTMRGDGGGQRKTSDRIYDYDTYNDIGDPDSSDDLARPVLGGKDHPYPRRCRTGRPRSEKDPLSEQRSSSVYVPRDEAFSEVKLLTFSTKALRSVLHALVPSLETALLDPDLGFPYFTAIDSLFNEGVKLPKAKTGEAKTGGFFQTILPRLVKTITEGGDDLLLFETPEIVDRDKFAWFRDEEFSRQTLAGLNPYSIELVTEWPLKSKLDPEIYGPPESLITTELIEKEIKGCMTVNEALERKKMFILDYHDLLMPYVNKVREIKGTTLYGSRTLFFLTEDGTLRPVAIELTRPPVGDKPQWKQVFTPTWDATGCWLWRLAKAHVLAHDSGYHQLVVHWLRTHCCTEPYIIAAYRQLSAMHPIYRLLHPHFRYTMEINALARESLINAGGIIEKCFSPGKYSMEISSVAYDQLWRFDMEALPADLIRRGMAVEDPTAEHGLKLTIEDYPFANDGLMLWDAIKEWVSDYVNHYYPDPNLIESDTELQGWWTDVRTKGHADKKDEPWWPVLKTTESLIHALTTIIWVTAGHHAAVNFGQYTFAGYFPNHPTIARTNMPTEDPSDEFFQNFMKKPEMALLMCFPSQIQATTVMAVIDVLSNHSPDEEYIGDSLEPAWAENPVIKAAYERFSGNLKRLEGIIDERNTNMKLKNRVGAGVVPYELLKPFSTHGVTGMGVPNSISI, encoded by the exons ATGACGTCTCAGCTGCATAAACCCATTTACGCTccatccttctctctctttccaaaATCGTCCATTAACCCTAATCATCTGATTAAGCATGGTAACCCCTCCCTGATCAGCATCGTTCCGCGCCACCATGTCCATCAAAATCGTAACAAGAAAAACTCCTCCTCGGTGATCCGTGCCGCTTCTGGTGAGCTCAAATCATCACCTACATCAGTGTCCACGGTTAATTCAGCGGAGAATCAGGCGTTTACAGTAAAGGCTTTGGTGACGGTGATGTCAACAGTTGAAGGGTTCCTCTCCGGCATAAGCTTGACTCGCCCCCTCGATGACATTACCGACTTGCTCGGAAAAACCTTGCTTTTGGAGCTTGTTAGCGCCGAGCTTGACCCCA AGACGGGGTTGGAGAAGGAAACAGTGAAGGGCTATGCGCACAATGCGAGCCACAAGGACAACGAGGTGGTGTATGAGGCTACTTTCACCATCCCAGCAGGGTTTGGAGCCGTTGGAGCTGTTCAGGTAGAGAATGAACACCACAAGGAGATCTTCATCAAGAACATCGACCTCGATGGCTTCCCGAACGGCACTGTTAATATTCCCTGCATTTCTTGGGTTCATTCCAAGTTTGACAACTCTCAGAAGAGAATTTTTTTCACCAACAAG TCGTACATAACATCAGAGACGCCAAGTGGGTTGAAGAAGCTAAGAGAATCTGAGCTACAGACTATGCGAGGAGATGGGGGGGGCCAAAGAAAAACATCTGATAGGATCTACGATTATGATACTTATAACGACATTGGCGATCCGGACAGCAGTGATGATCTGGCTAGGCCTGTCCTTGGCGGCAAAGATCACCCGTACCCCAGGCGCTGCAGAACTGGAAGACCACGCTCTGAAAAGG ATCCTTTATCGGAACAAAGAAGCAGCAGTGTGTATGTACCAAGAGATGAAGCGTTTTCAGAGGTGAAACTGCTGACATTTTCGACAAAGGCCCTGAGATCTGTGCTACATGCATTGGTCCCTTCGCTCGAGACAGCACTTCTTGATCCAGACCTAGGATTTCCATACTTCACAGCCATAGATTCACTGTTTAACGAAGGAGTCAAGTTACCTAAGGCTAAGACTGGTGAGGCAAAGACTGGTGGGTTTTTCCAGACAATCCTCCCAAGGCTAGTCAAGACTATTACAGAGGGGGGAGACGATCTTCTGCTCTTTGAGACGCCTGAAATAGTTGACC GTGATAAATTTGCTTGGTTTAGAGACGAAGAATTTTCCAGGCAAACTCTAGCTGGTCTTAATCCATATAGTATCGAGCTAGTGACG GAATGGCCATTGAAAAGTAAACTTGACCCCGAGATTTATGGCCCCCCTGAATCATTGATCACAACAGAGCTGATTGAGAAGGAGATCAAAGGTTGTATGACTGTCAATGAG GCCTTGGAAAGGAAAAAGATGTTTATTTTGGATTACCATGACCTGCTCATGCCTTACGTGAACAAAGTAAGAGAGATTAAAGGTACCACACTGTATGGTTCTCGTACACTATTCTTCCTCACTGAAGATGGGACACTGAGGCCTGTTGCCATTGAACTCACGCGACCGCCTGTTGGTGATAAGCCACAATGGAAGCAAGTTTTTACTCCAACCTGGGATGCCACCGGTTGCTGGCTGTGGAGGCTTGCTAAGGCCCACGTTCTTGCCCATGACTCTGGCTATCATCAGCTTGTCGTGCACTG GCTGAGAACTCATTGCTGTACAGAGCCATACATAATTGCAGCTTATCGACAATTAAGCGCAATGCATCCCATCTACAGACTTCTGCACCCTCATTTCCGGTATACAATGGAAATCAATGCTCTGGCTCGAGAAAGCCTCATTAATGCAGGTGGAATCATTGAGAAATGCTTTTCACCTGGAAAGTACTCCATGGAGATCAGTTCTGTTGCTTATGACCAGCTTTGGCGCTTTGACATGGAAGCTTTGCCAGCAGATCTCATCAGAAG GGGAATGGCAGTTGAGGATCCTACAGCTGAGCATGGCTTGAAGCTAACAATTGAAGACTACCCATTTGCAAATGATGGTCTCATGCTGTGGGATGCCATTAAGGAGTGGGTGAGTGATTATGTGAACCATTACTATCCAGACCCAAATCTTATTGAGTCTGATACGGAGCTTCAAGGTTGGTGGACAGATGTTAGAACCAAAGGTCATGCAGACAAGAAAGATGAGCCATGGTGGCCTGTTCTGAAAACCACGGAAAGCCTGATTCACGCTTTGACTACTATCATTTGGGTAACCGCTGGTCATCATGCAGCAGTGAACTTTGGTCAGTACACGTTTGCCGGATATTTCCCTAACCACCCTACAATTGCTCGAACCAACATGCCAACTGAAGATCCATCTGACGAGTTTTTCCAGAACTTCATGAAGAAACCAGAAATGGCTCTGCTGATGTGCTTCCCCTCACAGATTCAAGCAACAACAGTGATGGCCGTGATAGATGTACTATCGAATCATTCACCCGATGAGGAGTATATTGGTGATAGTCTAGAGCCAGCTTGGGCTGAAAATCCTGTTATAAAGGCCGCATATGAGAGATTCAGTGGCAATTTGAAGAGGCTAGAAGGAATTATTGATGAGAGAAATACCAATATGAAACTGAAAAACAGAGTTGGAGCAGGCGTTGTTCCATATGAGCTTTTGAAGCCATTCTCAACCCACGGTGTCACAGGAATGGGAGTTCCAAACAGCATCTCCATCTAA